One Polyangiaceae bacterium DNA window includes the following coding sequences:
- a CDS encoding acyl-CoA dehydrogenase family protein — protein sequence MDFSFDESATELRARAVAFAREHLTQDVTSRDENQSFSRALWTSCADFGLLGLPFPTEYGGSGADILSTMLVMEGLGYGGRDNGLLFAVNAQMWAVQHPIATFGTTAQKERWLGRLIQGEIIGAHGMTEADSGSDAFRMRTRATRQDNGYVLDGVKTFVTNAPVADLAVVFAVTDPARGSFGISAFVVEKGMPGFSTGKSISKMGLRTSPMGELALENCFVPEENRLGREGQGSIMFSSSMEWERACILGIAVGAMERQLETCVEYARTRHQFDKPIGQFQAVSHRLADMKVRLETARLLLYKVAWLKKMGKPAHLEAAMAKLHLSEVFVQSSLDAIRIHGGYGYATEFEVERDLRDAVGGTIYSGTSDMQRNIIARFLGVGT from the coding sequence ATGGACTTCTCCTTCGATGAATCCGCTACCGAGCTTCGAGCTCGGGCCGTCGCGTTCGCTCGTGAGCACCTCACCCAGGACGTGACGTCGCGCGACGAGAACCAAAGTTTTTCGCGGGCATTGTGGACGAGCTGCGCCGATTTTGGCCTGCTCGGATTGCCATTTCCTACGGAATACGGCGGCAGCGGAGCGGACATTCTGTCGACCATGCTCGTCATGGAGGGGCTTGGTTACGGTGGACGCGACAATGGGCTCCTGTTTGCCGTGAACGCTCAAATGTGGGCCGTTCAGCACCCCATTGCGACATTCGGTACGACGGCGCAAAAAGAACGCTGGCTCGGGCGCCTCATCCAAGGCGAAATCATCGGCGCGCACGGAATGACCGAAGCCGATTCGGGATCGGACGCTTTTCGCATGCGTACGCGCGCCACTCGTCAGGACAACGGATATGTGCTCGACGGAGTCAAGACGTTCGTCACGAACGCGCCGGTGGCGGACCTCGCCGTGGTGTTTGCCGTGACGGACCCTGCACGCGGTAGCTTCGGCATATCAGCGTTCGTCGTGGAAAAAGGAATGCCCGGTTTTTCCACGGGGAAATCGATATCGAAAATGGGCCTGCGCACGTCACCCATGGGCGAGCTCGCCCTTGAAAATTGCTTCGTGCCCGAAGAAAATCGGCTTGGCCGCGAAGGGCAAGGATCCATCATGTTCAGCTCGTCCATGGAATGGGAACGAGCATGCATTCTCGGAATCGCTGTGGGCGCCATGGAGCGACAACTCGAAACATGCGTCGAATACGCACGCACGCGCCATCAATTCGACAAACCCATCGGCCAATTCCAAGCCGTATCGCATCGATTGGCCGACATGAAAGTACGGCTCGAAACGGCGCGGCTGTTGCTCTACAAAGTTGCCTGGCTCAAAAAGATGGGCAAACCCGCACACTTGGAAGCCGCCATGGCGAAACTTCACCTGAGCGAAGTGTTCGTGCAATCGAGCCTCGATGCGATTCGCATCCACGGGGGATACGGCTACGCAACGGAATTCGAGGTGGAGCGGGATTTGCGCGACGCCGTGGGCGGGACGATTTATTCGGGGACGTCCGACATGCAGCGCAACATCATTGCAAGGTTCTTGGGCGTCGGTACGTGA
- the aceA gene encoding isocitrate lyase has translation MAVARVLPIQPIQKSTLSENGVVTNRFHGIVRPYSAEDVARLRGSFPIEYTIARLGAERLWNLLHTEDYVPALGALTGNQAMQQVRAGLSAIYVSGWQVAADANLAGEMYPDQSLYPQNSVPTVVRRINHALLRADQIDHAEGKSERYWLAPIIADAEAGFGGPLNAFELMKAMIEAGAAGVHFEDQLASEKKCGHMGGKVLVPASQFVRTLVAARLAADIMNVPTLVVARTDADSGKLLTSDIDPRDRLFLTGERSPEGFYYWKGGVESAIARARAYAPYADLLWCETSKPDLKEAKRFAEGVFQQFPDKLLAYNCSPSFNWKKNLDDGTIAKFQRELGAMGYKFQFVTLAGFHALNYAMYNLARDYRARGMSAYSDLQQAEFAAEKNGYTATRHQREVGTGYFDQVASVLSSGFSSTLALQDSTEARQF, from the coding sequence ATGGCCGTCGCGCGTGTCTTACCAATTCAGCCCATCCAAAAGTCGACACTATCGGAAAATGGTGTTGTCACGAATCGCTTTCACGGGATTGTTCGTCCCTATAGCGCCGAGGATGTGGCGCGTTTGCGCGGGTCGTTTCCAATCGAATACACGATTGCCAGACTCGGTGCCGAGCGCTTGTGGAATCTTTTGCACACCGAGGATTATGTCCCGGCACTTGGGGCTTTGACGGGCAATCAAGCCATGCAGCAAGTGCGCGCTGGGCTTTCTGCGATTTACGTAAGTGGCTGGCAAGTCGCCGCCGATGCGAATCTCGCTGGCGAAATGTATCCTGATCAGAGCCTTTATCCGCAAAACAGCGTTCCTACCGTCGTGCGCCGCATCAATCACGCGTTGCTCCGAGCGGATCAAATCGACCATGCGGAAGGAAAGTCCGAACGATATTGGCTCGCGCCCATCATCGCCGACGCGGAAGCTGGTTTCGGAGGTCCGCTCAATGCCTTCGAACTGATGAAAGCGATGATTGAAGCAGGCGCGGCGGGTGTTCACTTCGAAGATCAACTCGCGTCGGAAAAGAAGTGCGGACACATGGGAGGCAAAGTATTGGTGCCTGCGAGCCAGTTTGTCCGGACGCTCGTTGCGGCCCGTCTTGCAGCCGATATCATGAACGTCCCCACGCTCGTCGTGGCTCGCACCGATGCCGATAGTGGGAAACTTTTGACGAGCGACATCGATCCGCGCGACAGGCTGTTCCTCACCGGGGAACGTTCGCCCGAGGGATTTTATTATTGGAAAGGCGGCGTCGAATCGGCCATTGCAAGGGCACGAGCATACGCACCGTATGCCGACCTCTTGTGGTGCGAGACGAGCAAGCCCGACTTGAAGGAAGCCAAGCGGTTTGCCGAAGGAGTATTCCAACAATTTCCGGACAAACTGCTCGCCTACAACTGCTCGCCATCATTCAATTGGAAGAAAAACTTGGACGATGGCACGATTGCGAAGTTTCAGCGCGAGCTCGGCGCCATGGGGTACAAATTCCAATTCGTTACCCTCGCAGGCTTCCACGCGCTCAACTATGCAATGTACAACCTTGCCCGCGACTACCGTGCTCGCGGCATGAGCGCCTATTCGGATTTGCAGCAGGCCGAATTTGCAGCGGAAAAAAACGGCTATACGGCGACCAGGCACCAGCGTGAAGTGGGCACCGGATACTTCGACCAAGTCGCCAGCGTCTTGTCGTCGGGTTTCTCGTCGACGCTCGCGCTGCAAGATTCGACCGAAGCGCGCCAGTTCTAG
- a CDS encoding NAD(P)H-dependent oxidoreductase yields the protein MGIVLDLYALPRAQRSRTRKLRDAFFASYLDNNPGMQRIEVDLAKDAEKLPAWDEWDVQTKFEMLYGEGNLDEEMAARWNALSRWTDHLHQANLVVVSTPMWNFSIPWQLKRWIDAVVQARLTFDYDRKKGEFKGLLGGRPVVLLVTRDGAYPPGSPYAAMDFQVPYLKTVFGMLGLGPFHEVIAEPMAMAGPQVAKDALAAAIAKAEELGKTIEIVDPADTVA from the coding sequence ATGGGTATCGTGCTCGATTTGTATGCGCTTCCGCGGGCGCAAAGATCCCGCACCCGTAAGCTTCGAGACGCGTTTTTTGCGTCGTACCTCGACAACAATCCGGGAATGCAGCGCATCGAGGTCGACCTCGCAAAAGATGCGGAGAAGCTGCCCGCATGGGACGAATGGGACGTGCAGACCAAGTTCGAGATGCTTTATGGCGAAGGCAATCTCGACGAAGAAATGGCTGCGCGCTGGAACGCCCTTTCGCGCTGGACCGATCATCTCCATCAGGCCAACCTCGTCGTCGTGTCGACGCCGATGTGGAACTTTTCGATTCCCTGGCAATTGAAGCGTTGGATCGACGCCGTCGTGCAGGCGCGGTTGACGTTCGATTACGACCGCAAGAAGGGCGAATTCAAGGGATTGCTTGGCGGGCGCCCCGTCGTGCTGCTCGTCACGCGTGATGGTGCATATCCACCGGGCTCGCCTTATGCGGCAATGGACTTCCAGGTTCCCTATTTGAAGACGGTTTTTGGGATGCTGGGTCTCGGACCTTTCCACGAAGTCATTGCCGAGCCGATGGCAATGGCCGGGCCGCAAGTCGCCAAAGACGCGCTGGCCGCTGCCATTGCAAAGGCCGAAGAGCTCGGCAAAACGATCGAAATCGTCGATCCTGCCGATACCGTCGCGTAA
- a CDS encoding phospho-sugar mutase, producing MTDLLDRARAWIAADPDPNTRDELAQLVSDASSNADPARHAKALHDLGERFAGPLEFGTAGLRGIMGAGETRMNRAVVLRTTAGLARYLLTNPDNDAPKRGVVIGYDGRHHSFEFAQDTACVLAAAGIPSFLSPHACPTPIAAFAVSHLGAAAGVMITASHNPPEYNGYKAYWSNGAQIIPPHDKGIAAAIDASPAAKDVPRMELGAARDAGLVKFFPADLVDIYFDKVDALLLRPRQTRPIRIVYTPMHGVGERYVRIAMTRAGFGGYTTVAEQAEPDGDFPTVAFPNPEEKGAMDLAFALAERQRAELVLANDPDVDRLAVAVPRPSGGYVQLTGNQVGTLLGHYLLTGSPASLSEATPVENAAKKLVIASIVSSPMLGAIARALGVRYEETLTGFKWIANRAMELERTEGSTFVFGYEEALGYTVGSLVRDKDGISAAVVFSELASALAAEGRTILDELESLSRRYGHYASGQRSVTLPGADGMVQMKAVMDRLRAARPARVGPLGVLSQSDFQTRLRTHSDGRAEALTLPATNMIALDLEGGSRIIARPSGTEPKIKFYFDVREPMSAGETVQAADARANALLEELKKAFGAIVGV from the coding sequence ATGACCGACCTACTCGACCGCGCCAGAGCATGGATCGCTGCCGATCCCGACCCGAACACCCGCGACGAGCTCGCCCAGCTCGTGAGCGACGCATCGAGCAACGCTGACCCAGCCCGACATGCAAAGGCCCTGCACGACCTCGGCGAACGCTTCGCCGGGCCGCTCGAATTCGGCACGGCCGGCCTCCGCGGCATCATGGGCGCCGGCGAGACGCGAATGAATCGCGCCGTCGTGCTGCGAACGACCGCCGGCCTCGCGCGGTACTTACTGACAAACCCAGACAACGACGCACCAAAACGTGGCGTCGTCATCGGTTACGACGGAAGACACCATAGCTTCGAGTTTGCGCAGGACACGGCTTGCGTGCTCGCCGCCGCCGGCATCCCTTCGTTTCTTTCGCCACACGCATGCCCCACGCCCATTGCCGCGTTCGCCGTATCGCATCTCGGAGCCGCCGCAGGCGTCATGATCACGGCAAGTCACAACCCGCCGGAATACAACGGATACAAGGCCTATTGGAGCAACGGCGCGCAAATCATTCCGCCGCATGACAAGGGCATTGCCGCAGCCATCGATGCATCACCGGCAGCCAAGGACGTGCCGCGCATGGAACTTGGCGCGGCACGCGACGCCGGCCTCGTCAAGTTTTTCCCGGCCGACCTCGTCGACATCTACTTCGACAAAGTCGACGCATTGCTACTTCGACCCCGCCAAACTCGTCCGATCCGCATCGTATACACGCCCATGCATGGCGTCGGCGAGCGCTACGTGCGCATTGCAATGACGCGAGCCGGCTTCGGTGGTTACACCACGGTCGCCGAACAGGCCGAACCAGACGGCGATTTTCCCACCGTTGCATTTCCGAATCCCGAAGAAAAAGGTGCAATGGATCTCGCCTTCGCACTCGCCGAAAGGCAACGTGCCGAGCTCGTCTTGGCCAACGATCCCGACGTCGATCGCCTTGCCGTTGCGGTGCCCCGCCCAAGCGGCGGCTATGTGCAGCTCACGGGCAATCAAGTCGGAACGCTGCTCGGACACTACCTGCTCACGGGTTCGCCTGCGAGTTTGTCCGAGGCAACGCCGGTCGAAAATGCCGCCAAGAAACTCGTCATCGCGTCGATCGTTTCGTCCCCGATGCTCGGCGCAATCGCCCGAGCGCTCGGCGTGCGTTACGAAGAAACGCTGACGGGCTTCAAGTGGATTGCCAATCGTGCAATGGAGCTTGAACGGACCGAAGGCTCGACCTTCGTTTTTGGTTACGAAGAAGCGCTTGGCTACACCGTAGGCAGCCTCGTGCGCGACAAAGACGGAATCAGTGCGGCGGTCGTTTTTTCCGAGCTTGCATCCGCGCTCGCGGCGGAAGGTCGCACCATTCTGGATGAGCTCGAGAGTTTGTCGCGGCGGTATGGCCATTATGCAAGTGGACAGCGATCGGTCACGCTGCCGGGTGCCGATGGAATGGTTCAGATGAAGGCCGTGATGGATCGGTTACGTGCGGCGCGTCCGGCTCGCGTCGGCCCGCTCGGCGTGCTTTCCCAATCGGACTTCCAAACGCGGCTTCGCACGCATTCCGATGGGCGAGCGGAAGCATTGACGCTCCCTGCAACGAACATGATTGCGCTCGACCTCGAGGGTGGCAGTCGCATCATCGCGCGTCCGAGCGGAACAGAGCCCAAAATCAAATTTTATTTTGACGTTCGCGAGCCCATGTCGGCAGGCGAGACCGTGCAGGCAGCGGACGCGCGAGCCAATGCGCTGCTCGAGGAATTGAAGAAAGCGTTTGGCGCCATCGTGGGGGTGTAA
- a CDS encoding enoyl-CoA hydratase/isomerase family protein has product MPDGGGTFWLPRLVGLGRAMELMLTGDRISAEDALSLGLANHVIAGEKLREETMKLADKLSKGPPLAYAEIKRAVRASLASTIDEALDRERVGQTKLLQSADCMEGVMAWMQKRDASFVGK; this is encoded by the coding sequence ATGCCGGACGGAGGCGGCACGTTTTGGTTGCCGCGTCTCGTGGGACTTGGACGCGCCATGGAGCTGATGCTCACGGGCGATCGCATCTCGGCCGAAGACGCCCTGTCGCTCGGTTTGGCGAACCATGTGATCGCCGGCGAGAAGCTGCGCGAAGAAACGATGAAGCTCGCGGACAAACTGTCGAAAGGCCCGCCGCTTGCGTATGCCGAGATCAAGCGAGCCGTGCGAGCGAGCTTGGCGAGCACCATCGACGAGGCGCTCGATCGCGAACGCGTGGGACAGACGAAGTTGCTTCAATCGGCGGACTGCATGGAGGGCGTGATGGCCTGGATGCAGAAGCGCGACGCATCGTTTGTGGGCAAATGA
- a CDS encoding rubredoxin — MKKYRCIVCGHVYDPAIGDPEGGIAPGTSFESIPDGWVCPDCGATKADFELIDD, encoded by the coding sequence ATGAAGAAATATCGGTGCATCGTGTGTGGTCATGTGTACGATCCGGCCATCGGGGACCCTGAAGGTGGAATTGCCCCGGGTACGTCTTTCGAGAGCATACCGGATGGCTGGGTTTGTCCCGACTGCGGTGCGACGAAAGCGGATTTCGAGCTCATCGACGATTGA
- the cysK gene encoding cysteine synthase A, translated as MPDAHRFGGVVAENALDLVGRTPLCRLGRISPEGGGTVWGKLESQNPTGSVKDRAALGMVLQGERDGALTQGSTIVEATSGNTGISLAMIAAMRGYRCIVVMPEDMSIERRHILRAYGAEIVLTKAGLGMTGAVEKALELAGKTKGAWMSRQFENPANPDAHAETTALELLEQTSGDIAAFVAGIGTGGTLTGAGRTLRKTLGDRVRIVAVEPASSAVLSGKPPGMHGIQGIGAGFVPPIVDRSLIDDIVTVTDAAAERMTRKLARQEGLLVGPSSGANVHAAVEVARRVHGRVVTILCDAGERYVG; from the coding sequence ATGCCCGATGCCCATCGCTTCGGTGGCGTCGTCGCCGAAAACGCTCTCGATCTCGTCGGTCGCACCCCACTCTGCCGCCTCGGTCGAATCTCCCCCGAAGGCGGGGGCACCGTGTGGGGCAAGCTCGAATCGCAAAATCCCACGGGAAGCGTAAAGGATCGCGCCGCGCTCGGCATGGTACTCCAAGGCGAACGCGACGGCGCGCTCACCCAAGGCTCGACCATCGTCGAAGCAACGAGCGGCAACACGGGCATCAGCCTCGCGATGATCGCTGCGATGCGGGGATACCGCTGCATTGTCGTCATGCCCGAGGACATGAGCATCGAGCGAAGGCACATCCTGCGGGCGTACGGGGCGGAGATCGTGCTGACCAAAGCGGGCCTTGGCATGACGGGTGCCGTCGAAAAGGCGCTCGAGCTTGCAGGCAAAACGAAGGGCGCGTGGATGAGCCGTCAGTTCGAGAACCCTGCCAACCCCGACGCGCACGCCGAGACCACGGCGCTCGAGCTGCTCGAACAAACAAGCGGTGACATTGCTGCATTCGTTGCTGGCATCGGCACGGGAGGAACCCTGACGGGAGCTGGTCGAACGCTCCGCAAGACCCTTGGCGATCGCGTGCGCATCGTCGCGGTCGAGCCTGCGTCGAGCGCCGTTTTATCGGGCAAACCGCCAGGCATGCACGGCATTCAGGGCATCGGTGCTGGGTTTGTCCCGCCCATCGTCGATCGGAGCCTCATCGACGACATCGTCACCGTCACCGATGCCGCTGCCGAACGCATGACGCGCAAGCTCGCGCGCCAAGAAGGGCTCCTCGTCGGGCCGAGCTCGGGGGCGAACGTTCACGCTGCAGTCGAAGTCGCGCGGCGCGTTCACGGACGCGTCGTCACCATCTTGTGTGACGCCGGCGAACGTTACGTCGGCTGA
- the mazG gene encoding nucleoside triphosphate pyrophosphohydrolase encodes MPKPFAPVVVPPLAEQNGQTFPRLVELMQRLLAPDGCPWDRKQSFTTLRKYVLEEACEVIDAIDSGDRAELRSELGDLMLQIVFQAELGRVEQAFGPDDVVAAICDKLVRRHPHVFGDVSVEDADEVLRNWEAIKAQERAESDKAEKGMLSGVPRSLPALVRAQRIGEKVSRVGFDWPNPEGSRAKVTEELGELDEAIAKGDADAIEAELGDVLFALVNLARHVHVDAEGALRRTIDKFSARFAHVEARVRDEHGGFPDKNQGGPLPLEVLDGYWEQAKQSDK; translated from the coding sequence ATGCCGAAACCTTTCGCTCCTGTCGTCGTTCCGCCGCTTGCCGAACAAAACGGACAAACGTTCCCACGCCTCGTCGAGCTCATGCAACGCCTGCTCGCGCCGGACGGATGCCCTTGGGACCGAAAGCAGTCGTTCACCACGCTTCGCAAGTACGTGCTCGAAGAAGCGTGCGAAGTGATCGATGCGATCGATTCGGGCGATCGGGCCGAGCTTCGTAGCGAGCTTGGCGACCTCATGCTCCAGATCGTTTTTCAAGCCGAGCTCGGTCGTGTCGAGCAAGCGTTTGGCCCGGACGATGTCGTGGCAGCCATTTGCGACAAACTCGTTCGGCGGCATCCGCACGTCTTCGGCGATGTCTCCGTGGAAGACGCCGATGAAGTGCTCCGCAATTGGGAAGCGATCAAAGCGCAGGAGCGGGCCGAATCGGACAAAGCTGAAAAGGGAATGCTGTCCGGCGTTCCTCGAAGTTTGCCTGCGCTCGTTCGCGCGCAACGAATTGGTGAAAAGGTGTCACGCGTCGGGTTCGACTGGCCAAACCCCGAGGGGTCGCGCGCAAAGGTGACCGAGGAGCTCGGAGAGCTGGACGAAGCGATTGCAAAAGGCGATGCGGATGCAATTGAAGCCGAGTTGGGTGATGTGCTTTTTGCGCTCGTCAACTTGGCGCGTCACGTGCACGTCGACGCCGAGGGCGCCCTGCGACGCACAATCGATAAGTTCTCTGCGCGTTTCGCGCACGTGGAAGCGCGGGTGCGCGACGAGCACGGTGGCTTTCCCGACAAGAATCAGGGAGGTCCGCTGCCGCTCGAAGTGCTCGACGGGTATTGGGAGCAGGCCAAGCAATCTGATAAGTAG
- a CDS encoding enoyl-CoA hydratase/isomerase family protein, which translates to MSEQELLEERHGAVAVVTMNRPKAKNALSPELLTALLETLPKLADDASVRTVVLTGAGGAFCSGADLKAAMANPEAFQNIDATMTRYHGVIRAIVNAPKPFIAMIEGPAVGFGCDMALACDIRMVATDAYFEERFVK; encoded by the coding sequence ATGTCCGAACAGGAACTTTTGGAAGAACGCCATGGCGCGGTCGCGGTCGTGACAATGAACCGCCCCAAGGCGAAGAACGCGCTGAGCCCTGAGCTGCTCACGGCATTGCTCGAGACGTTGCCCAAGCTTGCCGATGACGCGTCCGTGCGCACGGTCGTGCTTACGGGCGCTGGGGGTGCGTTTTGCTCGGGGGCCGACTTGAAGGCCGCCATGGCGAATCCCGAAGCTTTTCAGAACATCGATGCGACGATGACGCGCTACCACGGCGTGATTCGCGCCATCGTGAATGCGCCGAAACCTTTCATTGCGATGATCGAAGGTCCGGCCGTCGGATTCGGATGCGATATGGCGCTCGCGTGCGACATCCGCATGGTGGCGACCGACGCGTACTTCGAGGAGCGGTTTGTCAAATAG
- the aceB gene encoding malate synthase A: MQNLGSAITILGPEVPAKDEVLTLEALTFVAELTRLFRDRIEDLLGRRRERQTSFDSGGTPAFMPHTAELRAADWTVASIPDDLHDRRVEITGPVERKMIINALNSGANVFMADFEDATSPTWANLVTGQKNLMDAVRGTIDHVDPVSGKSYALGPNPAILFVRPRGIHLVEKHILVDGKPVPGCLFDFGLYFYHNVHALIGRGKRPYFYIPKLERDLEARLWNDIFAFSERNRKIPKGTIRATVLIETLPAAFEMDEILYELKDHSVGLNCGRWDYIFSFIKTLRTHPRAIMPDRALITMDQPFMQAYASLLVKTCHRRGTFAMGGMAAQIPIKGDEERNRVALEKVRKDKEREVRAGHDGTWVAHPGLVPIAREVFDRWMSGPNQIHVKREDVEVTSTDLLRVPEGPRTEAGLLHDIDVGLQYIEAWLRGIGCVPLYDLMEDTATAEICRAQVWQWVRHGVSVDDKLLDPPRLKQFIDQRFNLLCAERHDMAHRLADAREIFDKLVFSRDFEPFLTTAAYDRLLAQPAEEAPANAA, from the coding sequence ATGCAAAATCTCGGTTCAGCCATAACGATTCTCGGTCCAGAAGTTCCCGCCAAAGATGAAGTCCTCACGCTCGAAGCGCTCACGTTCGTCGCGGAGTTGACGCGTCTTTTCCGCGATCGAATCGAGGATCTTCTCGGGAGGCGAAGAGAGCGTCAAACGTCTTTCGACAGCGGCGGAACGCCGGCTTTCATGCCTCATACGGCCGAATTGCGCGCAGCGGATTGGACGGTCGCGTCCATTCCTGACGATTTACACGACCGGCGCGTGGAAATCACCGGCCCCGTCGAGCGCAAAATGATCATCAATGCGCTCAATTCCGGCGCGAACGTATTCATGGCGGACTTCGAGGATGCGACGAGTCCGACGTGGGCAAACCTCGTGACTGGCCAGAAAAATCTCATGGATGCCGTGCGAGGCACCATCGATCACGTTGATCCCGTCTCGGGCAAATCGTATGCGCTTGGACCGAATCCCGCGATTCTTTTCGTACGCCCGCGAGGCATTCACCTCGTGGAAAAACACATTCTCGTGGATGGAAAGCCCGTTCCTGGTTGTCTTTTCGACTTTGGGCTTTATTTTTACCACAATGTTCACGCGCTGATCGGGCGCGGCAAACGCCCCTACTTCTACATTCCGAAACTCGAACGGGACCTCGAAGCTCGGCTTTGGAACGATATTTTCGCATTTTCCGAGCGAAATCGCAAAATTCCGAAAGGGACCATTCGAGCCACCGTACTCATCGAGACGTTGCCCGCGGCATTCGAGATGGACGAGATCCTGTACGAGCTGAAGGACCATTCCGTCGGGCTCAATTGCGGGCGCTGGGATTACATATTCAGTTTCATCAAGACGCTGCGGACGCACCCCCGCGCCATCATGCCGGATCGTGCGCTGATTACGATGGATCAGCCCTTCATGCAGGCGTACGCGAGTTTGCTCGTCAAGACGTGTCACCGGCGTGGTACATTTGCGATGGGGGGCATGGCGGCGCAGATTCCCATCAAAGGCGATGAAGAACGAAATCGCGTCGCTCTGGAAAAAGTTCGCAAAGACAAGGAGCGTGAGGTCCGCGCCGGGCATGATGGGACCTGGGTCGCGCACCCGGGACTCGTGCCGATTGCTCGTGAAGTGTTCGATCGGTGGATGTCCGGGCCAAACCAAATTCACGTCAAACGTGAGGACGTCGAGGTGACTTCGACGGACTTGCTGCGCGTACCCGAAGGTCCACGAACGGAGGCAGGCCTTTTGCACGACATCGATGTCGGCCTGCAATATATCGAGGCGTGGCTTCGCGGGATTGGGTGTGTGCCCTTGTACGATTTGATGGAGGATACGGCTACCGCGGAAATCTGCCGAGCCCAAGTGTGGCAATGGGTTCGTCACGGCGTAAGCGTCGACGACAAACTCTTGGATCCGCCACGGCTGAAGCAATTCATCGATCAGCGCTTCAACCTGCTCTGCGCCGAGCGTCACGATATGGCTCACCGTCTCGCGGACGCGCGGGAAATCTTCGACAAGCTCGTTTTTTCTCGAGACTTCGAGCCATTTCTCACGACTGCTGCATACGATCGACTGTTGGCACAACCTGCGGAGGAAGCACCGGCAAACGCGGCGTGA
- a CDS encoding ATP-grasp domain-containing protein: protein MFDKILIANRGEIACRIARTCKRLGIRTVAVYSDADAGSPHVRMADEAVRIGPPPVKDSYLSMSAIIDAARSTGAQAIHPGYGLVSEKEAFCRAVMDAGIVFIGPPPHALDAFGDKIKAREVAKAVGVKPPPGTDGPLAADDVEAATREAERIGVPLLVKAAGGGGGIGMQIVEDISKLARALQACSDRGKSAFGDARVYLERYLRGPRHIEVQVLCDTHGNAVALGERECSVQRRHQKIIEETPSPAAFFQGEAGEAKRRELFEEALRVVRHVGYVGAGTVEFVASGEGELFFLEVNARLQVEHCVTEMVTGIDLVEQQIRVAAGEVLSPEILSPTRSGHSIEARVYAEDPAKRFAPQPGKIAKLVWPDAADDLRIETGVEQGSEVTPFYDPMIAKVVAHGKTRADAIARLDAALGQTTLELVGAVGPAATNLQFLRRVLATEAFATGNYDTNFAEALAKQK, encoded by the coding sequence GTGTTCGACAAGATCCTCATTGCCAATCGCGGCGAGATTGCTTGCCGTATCGCTCGTACTTGCAAACGCCTCGGCATCCGCACCGTCGCCGTCTACTCCGACGCCGATGCCGGTTCGCCTCATGTCCGCATGGCAGACGAAGCTGTGCGCATTGGGCCTCCGCCTGTCAAAGACAGCTACCTTTCGATGAGCGCCATCATCGATGCTGCACGATCGACGGGCGCCCAAGCGATCCACCCTGGCTACGGCCTCGTCAGTGAAAAAGAAGCGTTCTGCCGTGCCGTGATGGACGCGGGGATCGTGTTCATCGGTCCCCCGCCGCATGCGCTCGATGCATTCGGCGACAAGATCAAAGCGCGCGAAGTTGCCAAGGCCGTTGGCGTGAAGCCTCCTCCGGGCACCGATGGTCCGCTTGCAGCCGATGACGTCGAAGCTGCAACGCGTGAAGCTGAAAGGATCGGTGTACCGCTGCTCGTCAAAGCTGCCGGTGGTGGTGGTGGCATCGGCATGCAAATCGTCGAGGACATCAGCAAGCTTGCGCGTGCGTTGCAGGCTTGCTCCGATCGTGGAAAGAGCGCCTTTGGCGATGCTCGCGTGTACCTCGAGCGTTACTTGCGCGGACCGCGGCACATCGAAGTGCAGGTGCTGTGTGACACGCACGGCAATGCCGTCGCGCTTGGCGAACGCGAGTGCAGCGTGCAGCGAAGGCACCAGAAGATCATCGAAGAAACCCCGTCTCCTGCAGCATTTTTTCAAGGTGAAGCGGGTGAGGCCAAGCGACGCGAGCTCTTCGAGGAAGCCCTTCGCGTCGTGCGCCACGTGGGGTACGTCGGCGCGGGTACGGTCGAGTTTGTCGCATCGGGCGAGGGCGAACTTTTCTTCCTCGAAGTCAATGCCCGTCTGCAAGTCGAACACTGCGTGACGGAAATGGTCACGGGCATCGATCTCGTGGAGCAGCAAATTCGAGTTGCTGCGGGCGAGGTGCTGTCGCCCGAAATCCTGTCGCCGACGCGGTCGGGGCATTCGATCGAAGCGCGCGTGTATGCGGAAGATCCTGCCAAGCGCTTCGCGCCTCAACCGGGCAAAATCGCCAAACTCGTTTGGCCCGACGCAGCGGACGATCTGCGCATCGAAACGGGCGTGGAGCAGGGTTCGGAGGTCACGCCGTTCTACGATCCGATGATTGCCAAGGTCGTGGCGCACGGGAAAACCCGAGCCGACGCGATCGCTCGCCTGGATGCGGCACTGGGACAAACCACGCTCGAGCTCGTGGGCGCGGTGGGTCCTGCGGCAACGAACTTACAATTTTTGCGCCGAGTCCTCGCGACGGAAGCGTTTGCTACGGGCAACTACGACACGAACTTCGCCGAGGCGCTCGCAAAACAGAAGTGA